The Desulfobacterales bacterium sequence GTCGCTCTTCCACAGCGTCCTGCCGTTCGGTTCCAGCACCCGCAGCCGGTCCTTCTGATCAATGGTGATGATTTCGGCCCGGCCGTCTTCATTAAGGTCGGCCAGGGCAAAGTCAAACAGGTTGATTGTGCCCGGGAGCCGGAGTTTCCGGACGATCTGCAGCTTTGCGCCGGTCTGCAGCTCGTAGATGCCCGGCTCGAGCGCGGAACCCTGGCCGGCCCGCTGGCCGATCAGGATCGTCCGGCCGTTATCCAGGAGCAGGGTGCGGAGATACCAGGGCGCCTTGGTAAAAATATAGTCGAATTTTTGCCCGTTCCACTCCAGGCCGAATGAACGCGGTTTTTTTTCATCGGCAGCGCTGACATAGATCTCGGCCCGGCCGTTGTTGTTCAGGTCAGCCACGCTCACCCCGTGGATGGAATATTCTTTACTCTTTATCGCGACCCGGCCGATCTCCTTCAGCTTATTGTTGATCCGGTGATAGATGTATACCCGTTCCTGGTCGGCCATGACGATATCCGCAACCGAATCGCCGTCCACATCCCCCACATCCATGTCCTGGATTCTCATGGAGATGTTCTGGCTTTTACTGAACCCGGCCCGGCCGGTGATCCCCGTGGGCCGGATGATGTTGGAACCCATGTTGCCGGCAGATGGGTACATGAAGGCCCGGTCCGGATGGGCGGTTTGGAACGAGGAAAGCTCAGAGGGGGCCGCGGCCCCGGCTACGGCCCCGGGCCGGGTCTTGCCGAACACCTTTTCACTGATATCCCAGGCCATATGGTTGATGGCCGGCAGCACATCGTTTTCAGTGGGCGCGGTGGCGTAAAAGGTCTGCAAGGCCGAATCGCCGGCCATTGGGATGATCCTGGCGTCCAGACTCATGCTGCTGCCCAGGGCGGTGAGACTGCCGGCCACCAGGTAATCGGCCCCCAGACCGCGGCCCAGTTCCTTGAGAGACGCGACTGATGCGGCTCCGGGGTCGGAGATGTTGCCGCGGCCCAGGGCCGCGGTCACCAGATCGTTGCTGACGATTCTGGCGCCGACATTGGCGGAGAGCCGGGTGGCGAGCATGTCCCGGATACCGTTCTG is a genomic window containing:
- a CDS encoding FG-GAP-like repeat-containing protein, encoding MTNLSTFGKRIFSCFFILLLVGLIDGQDRSAVAAEPGAASPVKISIALFPFKVNAARDMGYLQNGIRDMLATRLSANVGARIVSNDLVTAALGRGNISDPGAASVASLKELGRGLGADYLVAGSLTALGSSMSLDARIIPMAGDSALQTFYATAPTENDVLPAINHMAWDISEKVFGKTRPGAVAGAAAPSELSSFQTAHPDRAFMYPSAGNMGSNIIRPTGITGRAGFSKSQNISMRIQDMDVGDVDGDSVADIVMADQERVYIYHRINNKLKEIGRVAIKSKEYSIHGVSVADLNNNGRAEIYVSAADEKKPRSFGLEWNGQKFDYIFTKAPWYLRTLLLDNGRTILIGQRAGQGSALEPGIYELQTGAKLQIVRKLRLPGTINLFDFALADLNEDGRAEIITIDQKDRLRVLEPNGRTLWKSDEYFGGTTRYIGQDLEDNDTRPGGSNERVYLPSRIIVRDMNQDGRVDVIVNRNSETATRAFRNLKNYPSGEIYCLTWNGMGLSELWRTRKISGYIADYQLLVDPDSPDRYELFVGAGIGSGWLDYLASGRSTILFYQLDVAPDDKKP